One segment of Macrotis lagotis isolate mMagLag1 chromosome 1, bilby.v1.9.chrom.fasta, whole genome shotgun sequence DNA contains the following:
- the TP53I3 gene encoding quinone oxidoreductase PIG3, whose translation MLAVHFDQPGGPETLCLKEVAKPKPGPGEVLLKVSASALNRADVLQRRGQYKPPPGASNILGLEASGQVAQVGPGCQGPWKEGSLAMALLAGGGQAEYVVVPEDHLMPIPHGLTLIQAAAIPEAWLTAFQLLHSVGRVKAGETVLIHAGSSGVGTAAVQLALQAGAIPLITAGSPDKIKAVKKLGAAAGFNYKEEDFSAAALEFTKGAGVNVILDCIGGSYWEKNVACLAQDGRWVLYGLLGGAEVHGELLSKLLAKRGSLLASLLRSRDKKYKAELVAAFTQQILPHFDQDEQGALRPVVDRVYPLKQVMEAHTYMEENKNLGKIVLEVAPLSRS comes from the exons ATGCTAGCTGTGCACTTTGACCAGCCCGGGGGCCCCGAAACCCTCTGCCTGAAAGAGGTGGCCAAGCCCAAGCCAGGACCAGGAGAAGTCCTCCTGAAGGTGTCTGCCAGCGCTCTGAACAGAGCCGATGTGTTACAG CGTCGTGGCCAGTACAAGCCACCCCCAGGAGCCAGCAACATCTTGGGCCTGGAGGCCTCTGGCCAAGTGGCTCAAGTCGGACCTGGGTGCCAGGGGCCATGGAAAGAAGGGTCCTTGGCCATGGCTCTCCTTGCTGGGGGAGGACAAGCGGAATATGTTGTGGTCCCCGAAGATCACCTCATGCCTATTCCCCATGGGCTGACTCTCATCCAGGCAGCAGCCATCCCCGAGGCCTGGCTCACAGCCTTCCAGCTGCTCCACTCTGTAG GCCGAGTAAAGGCTGGGGAGACGGTGCTGATACATGCCGGGTCAAGTGGTGTGGGCACGGCTGCCGTCCAGCTGGCCCTCCAGGCTGGAGCCATTCCCCTGATCACTGCCGGGTCCCCGGACAAAATCAAGGCAGTGAAAAAGCTTGGGGCTGCTGCTGGCTTCAACTATAAGGAAGAGGACTTTTCAGCTGCGGCACTGGAGTTCACCAAGG GTGCTGGAGTCAATGTCATTCTGGACTGTATCGGTGGGTCCTACTGGGAGAAGAATGTGGCCTGCCTGGCCCAAGATGGCCGCTGGGTGCTGTACGGCCTGCTTGGGGGGGCCGAAGTCCACGGGGAGCTTCTCTCCAAGCTCCTGGCTAAGCGAGGGAGCCTGCTTGCAAGCCTGCTGAGATCTCGGGACAAGAAA TACAAAGCAGAGCTGGTAGCAGCCTTCACCCAGCAGATCCTGCCTCATTTTGACCAGGATGAGCAGGGGGCACTGAGGCCTGTGGTGGACAGAGTCTACCCCCTGAAGCAGGTGATGGAAGCTCACACCTACATGGAAGAGAATAAGAATCTGGGCAAGATTGTCCTGGAGGTGGCCCCACTCAGCAGGTCCTGA
- the SF3B6 gene encoding splicing factor 3B subunit 6: protein MAMQAAKRANIRLPPEVNRILYIRNLPYKITAEEMYDIFGKYGPIRQIRVGNTPETRGTAYVVYEDIFDAKNACDHLSGFNVCNRYLVVLYYNANRAFQKMDTKKKEEQLKLLKEKYGINTDPPK, encoded by the exons ATGGCGATGCAAGCGGCCAAACGCGCGAAC ATCCGGCTCCCGCCCGAGGTGAACCGCATCCTCTACATCCGCAACCTGCCCTACAAGATCACGGCCGAAGAGATGTACGACATCTTCGGCAAGTACGGCCCGATCCGGCAGATCCGCGT CGGGAACACCCCGGAAACCCGAGGCACCGCCTACGTGGTCTATGAGGACATCTTCGATGCCAAGAATGCCTGCGACCACTTGTCGGGCTTCAACGTGTGCAACCGCTATCTGGTGGTCCTCTACTACAATGCCAACAGG GCTTTCCAGAAGATGGacacaaagaagaaagaggagcaGCTAAAGCTGCTCAAGGAGAAGTATGGCATCAACACCGACCCGCCCAAGTGA
- the FKBP1B gene encoding peptidyl-prolyl cis-trans isomerase FKBP1B isoform X1, translating to MGVEIETISPGDGRTFPKKGQTCVVHYTGMLQNGKKFDSSRDRNKPFRFKIGRQEVIKGFEEGTAQMSLGQRAKLTCTPDVAYGATGHPGVIPANATLIFDVELLRLE from the exons ATGGGCGTGGAGATAGAAACCATTTCCCCCGGAGATG GAAGGACATTTCCCAAGAAGGGCCAGACCTGTGTGGTGCACTACACAG GAATGCTCCAAAATGGGAAGAAGTTTGATTCCTCCAGAGATAGAAACAAGCCTTTCAGGTTCAAGATTGGCAGGCAAGAAGTGATCAAGGGCTTTGAAGAAGGCACTGCCCAG ATGAGCCTGGGTCAGAGGGCAAAGCTGACCTGCACCCCTGATGTGGCATACGGGGCCACGGGGCACCCGGGAGTCATCCCCGCCAACGCCACCCTCATCTTTGACGTGGAGCTGCTCAGGTTAGAGTGA
- the FKBP1B gene encoding peptidyl-prolyl cis-trans isomerase FKBP1B isoform X2, whose product MGVEIETISPGDGMLQNGKKFDSSRDRNKPFRFKIGRQEVIKGFEEGTAQMSLGQRAKLTCTPDVAYGATGHPGVIPANATLIFDVELLRLE is encoded by the exons ATGGGCGTGGAGATAGAAACCATTTCCCCCGGAGATG GAATGCTCCAAAATGGGAAGAAGTTTGATTCCTCCAGAGATAGAAACAAGCCTTTCAGGTTCAAGATTGGCAGGCAAGAAGTGATCAAGGGCTTTGAAGAAGGCACTGCCCAG ATGAGCCTGGGTCAGAGGGCAAAGCTGACCTGCACCCCTGATGTGGCATACGGGGCCACGGGGCACCCGGGAGTCATCCCCGCCAACGCCACCCTCATCTTTGACGTGGAGCTGCTCAGGTTAGAGTGA
- the FKBP1B gene encoding peptidyl-prolyl cis-trans isomerase FKBP1B isoform X3: protein MLQNGKKFDSSRDRNKPFRFKIGRQEVIKGFEEGTAQMSLGQRAKLTCTPDVAYGATGHPGVIPANATLIFDVELLRLE, encoded by the exons ATGCTCCAAAATGGGAAGAAGTTTGATTCCTCCAGAGATAGAAACAAGCCTTTCAGGTTCAAGATTGGCAGGCAAGAAGTGATCAAGGGCTTTGAAGAAGGCACTGCCCAG ATGAGCCTGGGTCAGAGGGCAAAGCTGACCTGCACCCCTGATGTGGCATACGGGGCCACGGGGCACCCGGGAGTCATCCCCGCCAACGCCACCCTCATCTTTGACGTGGAGCTGCTCAGGTTAGAGTGA